DNA sequence from the Macrobrachium rosenbergii isolate ZJJX-2024 chromosome 55, ASM4041242v1, whole genome shotgun sequence genome:
TTACATTGGAATATGTTTACCTTCATTTAAGGAAAAACGTGAACACTTTTATGGtgataatagataaataatatcaGTAAGAAGCTTATCGAAAGATATAGTAGTTTAATAGAAATTTACGTAATATTAACAGATACCTGCCATTCgtttgagaaaataattattagagCTTGGTTTTGAATCCGTTTTGAATCTGGATCCAAGATTTTCTTCTTATTGAGTTTGTCATTGTTGTCGCTGATGtgtattacaaaggaaaatgttaGTCTTTGACGTTGGTAGAAAAAAGATCGTGTGAATGACGTAGATTGTATTTGTGATAGAAAACGTAAACATTGTATATTATATGAGTAACTATGCCAATCACGtcttttttaaaagataatataagTATTGTGGGATATTTTCGTAACTATGTCAGTgactatattgtatatgtaaaagaaaacttatataatGCCAGTGATTCAGGTAACTGCTTTTTGCATTCTtgtattaaagaaagaaaacgtaaatgaaaCATTATCGTGATATCTCAGTCGGTTTAGTCCAGGGTTACAATATTCACCCTTTGAAATTCTTACAACGCTTGTTTATAACCTTTGGTGACCTGACGTATTTAGGCTTCTGCGCCAACCTTTTTCGCTAAAATATATAGCTTTTTCTATCCTTTGATGTTATGAActaaaaatgcattatttatcTTTGCTGGGTCTTTCATATGCCCCcaaaaataagttataaaatataaatcaggttttcctgttttcattttattttagggcTCAGTGGTGTTTAGAATATTTAGTACGCAGATTGTTAATGATTCATTCCACAGCGAGAAAGATGCAAGATCTACTGAATAATTTTGTCTCCGAGAAACGTATGGCATTTCTTTGTAATGGGATGATAAATTTGCGTcatatttgattaattttgagTGAGTATGCTCTGGTCTAGTAATTTTTTACGGTACTTGAGTTCTCAAGGTATACAGGATTTCCATGCCGATAAATTAAACGAATGTTGTCTGCAATAATCATTATTCTACTATTATACAAGTTTATGGTGTCTTTGCATAGATATACAGCTTGAATAATCTCCAGGACTAGGAAGTAGTTTGCCCGTGTCAAGTTCAGTTGGAGAGATCAGATCCGAGACTAGTTATTAGAAGTTGAGAAAGGCCGTTGTCCCTGAGGCATTCCCTGTGCAAGGCGATGCAGCAGAGGACCCGCCCATCTGCTGCTCATCGCCCAGATTGGAAACGTTGCAAGAATCGGAAATCTCCTAAAGAATTTCCAGTTCGTTGAGAGAATCTGCCTCCATGACGATGGCGGATAGCTTGTTCAGCTTGCTCTCCTCAGTGTCGTCCTCGGGGAACAAGGAGAGGTCGAATTCGTTGATGTTCTTCCTGAGGTCGTCCTTGAAGCAGGCGTCGGTTCTTGTCTCCTTCTCGCACTTCATTGCCATCAGGAGGTATTGGAGGTTGAGGGGGAGGGGCGACTTGAGCCTTTCCAGAGGAAGACAGTActggaaaataaaggataattttGGTTACCTTCCAAAGTTCAAAATGCTAATTGTTGTCAGTTGCCGCATGCAAATTTCTTCGATTTCAGTAGAATTCTTTTAACGACCATCACGTATTATCATAAgagtttaaaaatgataatacaatTCATTGTGATGCATTCGCTTACCGTCAGCTGAACACAGTGGTTAATGCCATCAGCAAGGTCCTTTTTCAGTCCAGCGCTGATTGGAAGTACGCTGTATTGTTCGACGTATTTGGTTGCGTGTAGATTAAGGTATTCGTCGATCTGGGAAAACATATGATGAATAATTAGCTAAGAAACAActctaaaaataaagttatcaTTTAAATTCAAGTAATTGCTAAAGGTAAGAGGGTGCAAAGCTGTTGTTAATAGATCCAAGGGTAACAGGGTGAAGGAATGCTTATTGATTTTGGTACAAATATCGATAGAAATGGTTGTAgatatattaaacattatttggttaaaaaaaacGCGTTTTAACAATAGTTAATATTCACTACTTATAGAAGTTTGTTGTTAATTAAGGACTGTTATAAGATATTCCGCATGTCTTGTTTAATACTGGGTCCTTGTGTAATCtgaagttataattatatatttatattaaaattcatgagGTTAATAATTGTAAATGGCTTGTTTACTCACGAGGCCAAGTTTGTGGAGTGTGCAGGTGTAGTTGCTGAGAGCGGCCATGATCTTGTTGACGGAATCCAGCAGGTAATACTG
Encoded proteins:
- the LOC136835851 gene encoding uncharacterized protein — encoded protein: MCRAVILLSLAAIAMGQEEFFDKYSFTKVMANCFGEGVYYDYLAKVGIAQRECQQYPVSSLHSIDYPYYEKLGYPVNAGGQPIYSQYPSQYLGNTGHYYGIPQSYPQYHYVKAEGETPVVAEPPKNHFYDQYYLLDSVNKIMAALSNYTCTLHKLGLIDEYLNLHATKYVEQYSVLPISAGLKKDLADGINHCVQLTYCLPLERLKSPLPLNLQYLLMAMKCEKETRTDACFKDDLRKNINEFDLSLFPEDDTEESKLNKLSAIVMEADSLNELEIL